In Bradyrhizobium sp. 1(2017), one DNA window encodes the following:
- a CDS encoding tautomerase family protein yields the protein MPLITVSYTTSRRSASLKADIAGAVSELTARILRKDPRVTAIIVKSVDADDWFAGGKSLAEQNLASYWIDIHVTEGTNTKDEKADYLAAMFQRMAEILGPLHPETYLHVDEVKGDAYGFGGLTQERRYIAGKLEVSLKAA from the coding sequence ATGCCCCTGATCACCGTGTCCTACACCACGTCCCGCCGGTCGGCCTCGCTGAAGGCCGACATCGCGGGCGCCGTCTCCGAGCTCACCGCAAGAATTCTGCGCAAGGACCCCAGGGTCACCGCCATCATCGTCAAGTCGGTCGATGCGGACGACTGGTTCGCCGGCGGCAAGTCGCTCGCCGAGCAGAACCTTGCGAGCTACTGGATCGACATCCACGTCACCGAAGGCACCAACACCAAGGACGAGAAGGCGGATTATCTCGCCGCGATGTTCCAGCGCATGGCCGAAATCCTGGGGCCGCTGCATCCCGAGACCTATCTGCATGTCGACGAGGTCAAGGGCGATGCCTACGGCTTTGGCGGCCTGACCCAGGAGCGGCGCTACATCGCCGGCAAGCTCGAGGTGTCGCTCAAGGCGGCGTGA
- a CDS encoding tyrosine-type recombinase/integrase, translating to MYLYFNYSESGSLRWYVRVSRKGRRIGIAEEYGTSAFDAAYEAGVAALGGVLRMRRVKGLAKPDQPERRYLQVDVSQRGQVRYYVQLRNKLPKIRIRAEYDTAEFNAEVDVAVASQIALYGDGSDYINAQKQRNEERPALPKTPALPGTLRWYWNGYKQSDHWLGDLSVGHEGLAESTRLQRTGLIESLLPENGEKPFAVLTRKVIRAEMKARTPSQAGNLLSAVRGMIRWMIDEGHLDEDDDPTIGLKSGKAKASRETGGFLPWTEDDMARYRAKWSLGTEARLMFDILHYTFLRLGDAHRFGPPHLRQIVRKMAVQIATEKSRGNTTVTVPVHPEFAESLRAARAANIIGAEVFTGKLVRGRVLPMNKKAWAAKFKKYAVLAGVNEPKKSCHGVRKARAEVAAYADCTESQMMAMFGWTDPKMPAHYIAQANRERLGITGMEKIVTFDRSQSVDDWLVPRANSSRTRDRNGVVTFPGNTQKKA from the coding sequence ATGTACCTCTACTTCAACTATTCCGAGTCCGGCTCACTGCGCTGGTACGTGAGGGTCAGCCGCAAAGGAAGAAGGATCGGGATCGCCGAGGAATACGGAACGTCAGCGTTCGACGCTGCCTATGAGGCCGGCGTTGCCGCGCTGGGGGGAGTTCTGCGCATGCGCCGCGTCAAAGGCTTGGCGAAGCCGGACCAGCCGGAACGTCGTTACCTGCAAGTCGACGTAAGCCAACGTGGTCAAGTCAGGTATTACGTGCAGCTGCGCAACAAGCTGCCGAAGATCCGGATCAGGGCTGAATACGACACGGCTGAGTTCAACGCCGAGGTTGATGTGGCGGTTGCCAGCCAGATCGCGCTGTACGGCGACGGGAGCGATTACATCAACGCACAGAAGCAGCGCAACGAGGAGCGCCCTGCTTTGCCGAAGACGCCGGCACTCCCTGGTACGTTGCGCTGGTACTGGAACGGCTATAAGCAAAGTGATCACTGGCTCGGCGATCTCAGTGTCGGTCACGAGGGTCTTGCGGAGTCGACCAGGCTCCAACGCACCGGACTGATAGAGTCACTGCTGCCTGAGAATGGCGAGAAGCCGTTTGCCGTGCTGACGCGCAAGGTGATCAGAGCGGAGATGAAGGCGCGGACCCCGTCGCAGGCGGGCAATTTGCTGTCGGCGGTTCGGGGCATGATCCGCTGGATGATCGACGAAGGACACCTCGACGAAGATGACGATCCGACCATCGGCCTGAAGTCCGGCAAGGCAAAAGCGAGCCGCGAGACTGGCGGTTTTCTGCCCTGGACCGAGGATGACATGGCCCGCTATCGGGCGAAGTGGTCGCTGGGCACCGAAGCCCGGCTCATGTTCGACATCCTGCACTACACGTTTCTGCGGCTTGGAGATGCCCACCGTTTCGGGCCACCCCACCTGCGGCAGATCGTTCGGAAAATGGCCGTGCAGATCGCCACCGAGAAGAGCCGGGGCAATACCACCGTCACGGTGCCCGTCCATCCGGAGTTCGCCGAGAGCCTCAGGGCTGCCCGTGCGGCAAACATCATCGGCGCCGAGGTATTCACTGGCAAGCTCGTGCGCGGCCGTGTCCTGCCGATGAACAAAAAGGCATGGGCAGCCAAATTCAAGAAATATGCGGTCCTGGCTGGCGTGAATGAGCCGAAGAAGAGCTGCCATGGCGTCCGCAAGGCGCGGGCCGAAGTGGCCGCCTACGCCGACTGCACCGAGAGCCAGATGATGGCCATGTTCGGCTGGACCGACCCCAAAATGCCCGCGCACTACATCGCACAGGCGAATCGAGAGAGGCTCGGGATCACCGGGATGGAGAAGATCGTCACGTTCGACCGGAGCCAGTCAGTCGACGATTGGCTAGTGCCGCGGGCGAACAGTTCACGAACGAGGGACCGGAACGGGGTGGTAACATTCCCGGGTAACACCCAGAAAAAAGCCTAA
- a CDS encoding DUF4166 domain-containing protein: protein MTSARLSGSGATPSAHTRLLDDRRFRALLSDEDWGRLPLATWRRFSKRVADGDSVVYVGVVDEVCFSDIGWWFAQAARLIGGPLPTGRDTGVPMIVTVTEDGATGGQTWTRICARKCGFPQVIHSAKRFAGPTGLEEYVGFGVSMALRIAVEGETLTFRSAGYGLQLGSLWIPLPPWLTPGDLTVTHRDLGEGAFRFTLDVIHRRYGALIHQSALFREAVS, encoded by the coding sequence ATGACGTCGGCTCGACTATCAGGCTCAGGCGCAACTCCCTCCGCTCACACCAGACTGCTCGACGACCGCCGCTTCCGCGCGCTGCTGTCGGACGAGGATTGGGGCCGTCTGCCGCTCGCGACCTGGCGGCGTTTCTCCAAGCGCGTCGCCGACGGCGACAGCGTCGTCTATGTCGGCGTCGTCGACGAGGTCTGTTTCAGCGACATCGGCTGGTGGTTCGCGCAGGCCGCGCGCCTGATCGGCGGGCCGCTCCCCACGGGGCGCGACACCGGTGTGCCGATGATCGTCACGGTCACCGAGGACGGCGCCACCGGCGGCCAGACCTGGACCCGCATCTGCGCGCGCAAGTGCGGCTTTCCGCAAGTCATCCATTCGGCAAAGCGCTTCGCAGGCCCGACCGGACTTGAAGAGTATGTCGGCTTCGGCGTCTCGATGGCGCTCCGCATCGCAGTCGAAGGCGAGACGCTGACCTTTCGCAGCGCCGGCTATGGCTTGCAGCTCGGATCTCTGTGGATCCCACTGCCGCCATGGCTCACCCCGGGCGATCTCACGGTGACGCATCGCGACCTCGGCGAGGGCGCGTTTCGCTTCACTCTCGATGTCATTCATCGGCGTTACGGCGCGCTGATCCACCAGTCCGCCTTGTTCAGGGAGGCCGTATCATGA
- a CDS encoding LysR substrate-binding domain-containing protein, with protein sequence MAATLDIATVRAFLLVADLQSFTRAAEALGATQAAVSLKLQRLEILLRKRLVERSPRAVRLTADGVAFLERARALMAAHDRALSDEASAAQSLSLGISDHAAGPELVPLLERLHAMSSNLTLAVTIGFSREMQDAYDAGELDAVIVRQEGSRRGGEKLAEDEFGWFAARRFTLPKGEPLPLATLAPPCGVRAIAVRALDRAGIAWRERFVGGGVTAVVAAALAGLAIAPLARRIAPPGLVDIGPAHKLPKLGSSKVMLHSKVSDPTKLAALRTIAATFRSRAA encoded by the coding sequence ATGGCAGCGACACTCGACATCGCCACCGTCCGGGCCTTCCTGCTGGTCGCCGACCTCCAGAGTTTTACGCGTGCTGCCGAGGCGCTTGGGGCGACCCAGGCCGCCGTCAGCCTGAAGCTTCAGCGGCTGGAGATCTTGCTGCGAAAGCGCCTCGTCGAACGCTCGCCGCGCGCGGTCCGGCTCACCGCCGACGGCGTCGCGTTTCTCGAACGCGCCCGCGCGCTGATGGCGGCGCATGACCGCGCACTGTCGGACGAAGCATCGGCTGCGCAGTCACTCTCGCTCGGCATCTCCGATCATGCCGCCGGCCCCGAACTGGTGCCGCTGCTGGAACGGCTGCATGCGATGTCCTCAAACCTCACGCTTGCCGTCACCATCGGCTTCTCGCGCGAGATGCAGGATGCCTACGATGCAGGCGAACTCGATGCGGTGATCGTCCGCCAGGAAGGCAGCCGCCGCGGCGGCGAAAAACTCGCCGAGGACGAGTTTGGCTGGTTCGCCGCACGACGTTTCACTTTGCCGAAGGGCGAGCCGCTACCGCTTGCGACGCTCGCCCCGCCCTGCGGCGTCCGCGCCATCGCCGTGCGCGCGCTCGACAGGGCCGGCATCGCCTGGCGCGAGCGCTTTGTCGGCGGCGGCGTCACCGCAGTGGTCGCGGCCGCTCTCGCCGGACTTGCCATCGCACCGCTGGCGCGGCGGATCGCGCCTCCCGGGCTGGTCGATATCGGTCCCGCGCACAAGCTGCCGAAGCTGGGCAGCTCCAAGGTGATGCTGCATTCGAAGGTCAGCGACCCCACAAAACTCGCCGCACTGCGCACGATCGCGGCGACGTTCCGGAGCAGAGCCGCCTGA
- a CDS encoding PD-(D/E)XK motif protein: MGLRRSSRRRALAILAGMRASDSAPCLMLQTTLAADALFELGGMRLNTVPDESGPFLVLSLEDSSRRDLFSTICADVVSAAAQAGTADALAQFLARLDAWRQFLRDRRDGLSRSETIGLMGELLVLEQLLAVDPYSLAAWQSPNDGLHDFQSNGHALEVKAGLGPSSSITISALDQLDAAGLRRLDLLHIRLVEVSTGPGDGLSPTS; this comes from the coding sequence ATTGGTTTACGTCGATCGTCGAGACGCCGAGCATTGGCTATCCTCGCCGGGATGCGAGCCAGCGATAGCGCTCCCTGCCTAATGCTGCAGACCACCCTGGCTGCCGATGCCCTGTTCGAACTTGGCGGAATGCGACTGAACACTGTCCCCGACGAATCCGGACCGTTTCTCGTTCTCTCTTTGGAGGACAGCAGCCGACGTGACCTTTTTTCGACGATCTGCGCAGATGTCGTGTCTGCCGCGGCACAGGCCGGGACGGCAGACGCCTTGGCACAATTTCTCGCCCGGCTGGATGCCTGGCGACAGTTTCTTCGAGATCGGCGCGATGGACTGTCAAGGTCGGAAACAATCGGCCTGATGGGCGAGCTTCTTGTTCTGGAGCAGCTGCTCGCTGTCGACCCGTACAGCCTGGCGGCTTGGCAATCGCCCAACGATGGCTTGCACGACTTCCAGAGCAACGGCCACGCTCTCGAAGTGAAAGCCGGACTCGGGCCTTCGTCTTCCATCACGATCTCTGCGCTCGACCAGCTTGATGCAGCAGGCCTTCGGCGGCTTGACCTGCTCCACATCAGGCTCGTTGAGGTATCGACAGGACCAGGCGATGGGCTGTCACCTACAAGCTGA
- a CDS encoding MBL fold metallo-hydrolase: protein MNLGLRSLACAALIALSITAAKSDEPQLGGWVDQQAPGFYRLRIGEFRITALSDGTASRDLPKIMSKSSEVSAAFAASHEELPTEVSINCFLVDTGARRILVDTGAGALFGERSGRLVSNMRAAGYDPDKIDAILLTHIHGDHSGGLTVAGKRIFPKALVYVDRRDAEHWLSSPGCEPAIALPA, encoded by the coding sequence ATGAACCTCGGGTTGAGATCTTTGGCGTGCGCCGCCCTAATCGCGCTGTCGATAACGGCTGCCAAATCGGACGAGCCGCAGCTGGGCGGCTGGGTGGATCAGCAGGCTCCCGGCTTCTATCGTCTTCGGATCGGTGAGTTTCGGATCACAGCTCTGTCGGACGGGACGGCTTCCCGCGATCTTCCAAAAATCATGAGCAAGTCGAGCGAAGTAAGCGCAGCTTTCGCTGCATCGCACGAAGAGCTTCCGACAGAGGTTTCGATCAACTGTTTTCTGGTAGACACCGGAGCAAGAAGGATACTTGTCGACACCGGGGCGGGCGCCCTCTTCGGTGAACGGTCAGGGCGGCTCGTAAGCAATATGCGCGCGGCTGGGTATGATCCGGACAAGATCGACGCAATCCTATTGACTCACATTCATGGCGACCACTCCGGAGGACTGACGGTCGCGGGGAAACGAATCTTTCCGAAAGCATTGGTTTACGTCGATCGTCGAGACGCCGAGCATTGGCTATCCTCGCCGGGATGCGAGCCAGCGATAGCGCTCCCTGCCTAA
- the lipB gene encoding lipoyl(octanoyl) transferase LipB → MVNLPQNPRQDLDLTAFSAAGGAPVAWRISDAPVPYPEAVAAMEARVAQIAAGEAPELVWLLEHPPLYTSGTSGKESDLLDPRFPTFATGRGGQLTYHGPGQRVAYIMLDLKRRRPDVRAYVASLEELILRTLAAFNIRGERREDRVGVWVRRPDKGPEHEDKIAAIGVRLKRWVSFHGIAINVEPELSHFAGIVPCGVVDSRYGVTSLVDLGQLVTMADVDIALRQAFEELFGPTSALLPEVVA, encoded by the coding sequence ATGGTTAATTTGCCTCAAAACCCCCGCCAAGACCTCGATTTGACGGCGTTTTCCGCCGCAGGCGGCGCGCCCGTCGCGTGGCGAATCTCGGACGCGCCGGTGCCCTATCCGGAGGCCGTTGCCGCCATGGAGGCGCGAGTCGCTCAAATCGCCGCGGGCGAAGCCCCCGAATTGGTCTGGCTGCTCGAACACCCCCCGCTCTACACCTCCGGGACCTCGGGCAAGGAATCGGACCTGCTCGATCCCCGATTCCCGACCTTTGCGACCGGGCGCGGCGGGCAGCTCACCTATCACGGCCCCGGTCAGCGCGTGGCCTACATCATGCTCGACCTCAAGCGGCGCCGGCCTGACGTGCGGGCCTACGTCGCGAGCCTGGAGGAGCTGATCCTGCGCACGCTGGCCGCATTCAACATCCGCGGCGAGCGGCGCGAGGACCGGGTCGGCGTCTGGGTCAGGCGGCCCGACAAAGGGCCCGAGCATGAGGACAAGATCGCGGCGATCGGCGTCCGGCTGAAGCGTTGGGTGTCGTTCCACGGCATCGCCATCAACGTCGAGCCGGAGCTGTCGCATTTCGCCGGCATCGTGCCCTGCGGGGTCGTCGATTCCCGCTACGGCGTCACCTCGCTGGTCGATCTCGGCCAGCTCGTGACCATGGCCGACGTCGACATCGCGCTCCGGCAGGCTTTCGAGGAATTGTTCGGGCCGACGAGCGCGCTGCTGCCGGAAGTGGTGGCCTGA
- a CDS encoding ATP-binding protein has protein sequence MLVELASLMDANLLASAVSHALGLRLGGDEISFEAVARAIGKKQAILILDNCEHLIGAAATFADTIVRMCPAASILATSREALRIEGEYVYSVPPLEVPPQDCDKTDRAEEYGAVQLFLTRTRAGQCRIATEKSQLGKVAEVCRSLDGIPLAIEFAAARAATLGLDALAARLGDRFKLLTSGHRTALARHQTLRATLDWSYDFLTRQERRLLQRLAIFAAGFTLDAAIYVMSDTDLDDAEIIEQLSNLVAKSLVMVDGSTRWRLLETIRAYALEKAAGSGEAELGAKYHAKYFQQAFSSPKSDLHSSPGALEVDADVKELDNVRVALDWSFSVGGDEWIGIRLTAGYAPILLRLALMTECRDRATRALSSLRAMSRRDERLEMELRIALGTTLVFTMGSVEAASRRECCRGRW, from the coding sequence ATGCTGGTCGAACTCGCATCGCTGATGGACGCAAATCTTCTTGCGTCTGCCGTCTCTCATGCCCTCGGTCTCCGGCTAGGAGGGGACGAGATCTCGTTTGAGGCCGTCGCCCGCGCGATTGGTAAGAAGCAAGCGATTCTCATCCTCGACAACTGCGAACATCTGATCGGCGCTGCTGCGACGTTTGCTGATACGATTGTCCGCATGTGTCCCGCGGCTTCCATCTTGGCGACCAGCCGCGAGGCGCTGCGAATTGAAGGAGAGTACGTCTATAGCGTCCCGCCGCTCGAGGTGCCCCCACAGGACTGCGACAAGACGGACCGCGCCGAGGAGTATGGCGCGGTACAGCTTTTCCTCACCAGAACGCGCGCAGGCCAATGTCGCATCGCGACCGAAAAGTCTCAGCTCGGGAAGGTCGCGGAGGTCTGTCGCAGCCTTGATGGTATTCCTCTCGCGATTGAGTTTGCCGCAGCACGAGCCGCAACGTTGGGCTTAGACGCGCTAGCCGCCAGGCTTGGCGATCGCTTCAAATTGCTCACTTCTGGTCATCGGACTGCCCTCGCGAGACATCAAACGCTGCGCGCGACGCTAGATTGGAGCTATGACTTCCTGACCAGACAGGAGAGGCGTCTTCTGCAACGACTAGCGATCTTCGCTGCAGGCTTTACGCTGGACGCAGCGATTTATGTGATGAGCGACACTGACCTCGATGATGCAGAGATAATTGAACAACTCTCAAATCTTGTCGCGAAATCGCTCGTGATGGTCGACGGCTCGACGCGATGGCGATTGCTGGAGACAATAAGGGCCTACGCCCTTGAGAAGGCTGCCGGCTCCGGAGAGGCCGAACTTGGCGCCAAATACCACGCAAAATACTTCCAGCAGGCATTCTCGTCACCGAAGTCCGATCTCCACTCGAGCCCCGGAGCTTTAGAGGTCGACGCCGATGTCAAAGAACTCGACAATGTTCGTGTTGCGCTCGACTGGTCATTCTCAGTAGGCGGAGATGAATGGATTGGTATTAGATTGACGGCTGGGTATGCGCCGATCTTGTTGCGGCTCGCATTGATGACCGAGTGCCGAGATCGTGCAACGCGCGCGCTGTCCAGCCTTCGGGCCATGTCGCGACGAGACGAGCGCTTAGAAATGGAGCTGCGTATCGCGCTCGGGACCACCCTCGTCTTTACGATGGGATCCGTCGAAGCGGCAAGCCGGCGCGAATGCTGTCGTGGTCGATGGTGA
- a CDS encoding DNA helicase — protein MRLSAPIYHLKRKAKRLSREGGIPLHDALDRVAATEGFPAWSILAAKAAAVTPASKLFPQFRPGDLVLVGARPGQGKTLMSLELAVEAMKCGQRAAFFSLEYTVRDVMDRLRAIGVDPAQFGQLFEIDCSDAISADYVVKQMAASPRGTFVVIDYLQLLDQRRETPDLTVQVRALKSFARNKGLIIVFISQIDRSYNPTVKPCPDLDDIRLPNPLDLTLFDKTCFINNAEIQFRAAS, from the coding sequence ATGAGATTGTCCGCGCCGATCTACCATTTGAAGCGGAAGGCGAAGCGGCTATCCCGCGAGGGGGGCATTCCGCTGCACGACGCGCTTGACCGCGTCGCTGCGACGGAAGGGTTTCCTGCCTGGAGCATCCTCGCGGCGAAAGCCGCAGCCGTGACGCCGGCCAGCAAGCTGTTCCCGCAATTCCGACCGGGCGATCTCGTGCTGGTCGGGGCCCGGCCCGGACAGGGTAAGACGCTGATGAGCCTCGAGCTTGCCGTCGAAGCCATGAAATGCGGCCAGCGCGCCGCGTTCTTTTCGCTCGAATATACCGTGCGAGACGTGATGGATCGCCTCCGCGCGATCGGTGTGGACCCCGCCCAGTTCGGCCAACTATTCGAGATCGACTGCTCCGACGCCATCAGCGCCGATTACGTCGTCAAGCAAATGGCCGCTTCACCTCGCGGCACGTTCGTGGTGATCGACTATCTGCAACTGCTCGACCAGAGGCGGGAGACTCCCGATCTGACCGTTCAGGTGCGTGCGCTGAAATCCTTCGCGCGTAACAAGGGACTGATCATCGTCTTCATCTCGCAGATCGACCGATCCTACAATCCCACGGTCAAGCCCTGCCCGGACCTCGACGATATCAGGCTGCCGAACCCGCTCGACCTGACGCTGTTCGACAAGACCTGCTTCATCAACAACGCCGAAATCCAGTTCCGGGCGGCGAGCTGA
- the chrA gene encoding chromate efflux transporter produces MSDDAIEESKSATSPAELLLIFLKLGLTCFGGPIAHIGYFRDEFVLRRRWIDEHAFADLVGLCQFLPGPASSQVGFSIGLMRAGYLGALAAWIGFTLPSAVILVLFAYGASELSGPVGAGLLNGLKLTAVAIVAQAVCGMARNLCPDHERASIAVVAALIILFSTASVAQIGAIVLGGLAGLWLCRSEAPTPSGHVEIRVSRTVGLITLGMFFVLLAGLPALRGLTSSTGIALFDAFYRSGALVFGGGHVVLPLLREAFVAPGWLSDDAFLAGYGAAQAVPGPLFTFAAYLGTVVSPEPHGLAGAALGLIGIFLPGILVLLGALPFWDSFRRRAGAQSMMRGVNAAVVGVLGAALYDPVWTTSVHSPRDFGIALVGFVLLVAWRAPPLIVVAFSAAAGMAMTLV; encoded by the coding sequence ATGAGCGACGACGCGATTGAGGAGAGCAAGAGCGCCACCTCGCCTGCCGAACTGCTCCTGATCTTCCTCAAATTGGGACTGACCTGCTTCGGCGGTCCGATCGCTCACATCGGCTACTTCCGCGACGAGTTCGTCCTGCGGCGGAGGTGGATCGACGAGCACGCCTTCGCGGATCTCGTAGGGTTGTGTCAATTCCTGCCGGGCCCGGCCAGCAGCCAGGTCGGCTTCTCGATCGGATTGATGCGGGCCGGTTATCTGGGCGCGCTCGCAGCCTGGATCGGATTCACCCTGCCCTCGGCCGTGATCCTCGTCCTGTTCGCCTACGGCGCCAGCGAACTAAGCGGGCCGGTTGGCGCCGGCCTGCTCAACGGGCTCAAGCTGACCGCGGTCGCCATCGTGGCGCAGGCGGTCTGTGGCATGGCGCGCAACCTTTGTCCCGACCACGAGCGCGCGTCGATCGCGGTTGTGGCGGCATTGATCATCCTCTTCAGCACGGCTTCGGTCGCCCAGATCGGCGCAATCGTTCTCGGCGGGCTCGCCGGCCTGTGGTTGTGCCGCAGCGAGGCGCCGACACCGTCCGGACACGTTGAAATCCGGGTGTCGCGGACCGTGGGCCTGATCACGCTCGGGATGTTCTTCGTCCTGTTGGCGGGGCTGCCGGCGCTGCGGGGCCTGACATCATCCACGGGCATCGCTCTGTTCGACGCGTTCTATCGCTCCGGCGCGCTTGTCTTCGGCGGTGGCCACGTCGTGTTACCGCTGCTGCGTGAGGCCTTCGTTGCACCAGGCTGGTTGAGCGACGACGCCTTCCTCGCAGGCTACGGCGCCGCCCAGGCGGTGCCGGGCCCGCTCTTCACCTTCGCGGCCTATCTCGGCACCGTGGTCTCTCCGGAGCCGCACGGGCTCGCCGGCGCGGCGCTCGGCCTCATCGGCATCTTCCTGCCCGGGATTCTGGTCCTGCTCGGCGCTCTACCGTTCTGGGACTCGTTCCGGAGGCGCGCCGGCGCCCAGTCCATGATGCGGGGTGTCAACGCCGCCGTGGTCGGCGTGCTGGGCGCTGCGCTGTATGATCCGGTGTGGACGACGAGCGTGCATTCGCCACGTGACTTCGGCATCGCTCTTGTCGGCTTCGTCCTGCTGGTCGCCTGGCGTGCCCCTCCGCTCATCGTCGTCGCCTTCAGCGCTGCCGCGGGCATGGCGATGACGCTTGTGTGA
- a CDS encoding TIGR01777 family oxidoreductase, translating to MTPLLWTLIAIQIVMGVFDTFYHHEFTERLAWRPSQRFELKLHGIRNMLYALLFLLLGWLEVYGVLALLIIAVLVAEIVITLMDFVEEDLSRKLPPSERINHTLLAINYGAILVLLLPVLIDWAMQPFGVTVVYQGLLSIAATACAVGASLCGVRDFAAMRRLGRMRSVPAQGLVEKLPGRKTVLITGATGFIGSRLAASLSGAGHHVIALIRNPAKAEMLPPPVTLITSLDQLAADTPVDAIVNLAGEPIGNGLWTQAKRAKIIGSRTDMTGEVVKLIARLDRKPEVLVSGSAIGWYGLWADQVLTESAKSHACFSHELCAAWEKAARPAEECGVRVVYLRIGLVLGTEGGFITRMLTPFEFGLGGPLGTGRQWMSWIERDDLIRLIAYVMATPDLTGPVNATAPIPVTNAKFTEELGRRLHRPAVFRIPGNLLRRIGGGFADELLLGGQRVLPNKALSRGFVFRHETLRSAFEAIL from the coding sequence ATGACGCCGCTGTTGTGGACGCTCATCGCCATCCAGATCGTGATGGGCGTATTCGACACCTTCTATCACCACGAATTCACCGAGCGCCTGGCCTGGCGCCCGTCGCAGCGTTTCGAGCTGAAGCTGCACGGCATCCGCAACATGCTCTATGCGCTGCTGTTCCTGTTGCTCGGCTGGCTCGAGGTCTATGGCGTGCTGGCGCTCTTGATCATTGCGGTGCTGGTCGCCGAGATCGTCATCACGCTGATGGATTTCGTCGAGGAGGATCTGAGCCGGAAGCTGCCGCCGAGCGAGCGCATCAATCACACGCTGCTCGCAATCAACTACGGCGCCATCCTGGTGCTGCTGCTGCCGGTGCTGATCGACTGGGCGATGCAGCCCTTTGGCGTGACGGTCGTCTACCAGGGCCTGCTCAGCATCGCCGCGACGGCCTGCGCGGTCGGCGCATCGCTCTGCGGCGTCAGGGATTTTGCGGCGATGCGCCGGCTCGGCCGCATGCGAAGCGTCCCGGCGCAGGGACTCGTCGAAAAGCTGCCGGGACGCAAGACCGTGCTCATCACCGGCGCCACCGGCTTCATCGGCAGCCGGCTTGCTGCGAGCCTCAGTGGGGCAGGGCACCACGTCATCGCCCTGATCCGCAACCCCGCCAAGGCCGAGATGCTGCCGCCGCCGGTGACCCTGATCACCAGCCTCGATCAGCTCGCCGCGGACACGCCGGTCGATGCCATCGTCAATCTCGCCGGCGAGCCGATCGGCAACGGCCTGTGGACCCAGGCGAAGCGCGCCAAGATCATCGGCTCCCGAACCGACATGACCGGAGAGGTGGTGAAGCTGATAGCACGGCTCGACCGCAAGCCCGAGGTGCTCGTCAGTGGCTCCGCGATCGGCTGGTACGGTCTGTGGGCGGATCAGGTGCTGACGGAGTCGGCCAAGTCCCACGCCTGCTTCAGTCACGAGCTCTGCGCGGCGTGGGAGAAGGCGGCGCGGCCGGCGGAAGAGTGTGGCGTCCGCGTGGTCTATTTGCGCATCGGCCTCGTGCTCGGCACCGAAGGCGGCTTCATCACGCGCATGCTGACGCCGTTCGAGTTCGGGCTCGGCGGTCCGCTCGGCACTGGGCGGCAGTGGATGTCCTGGATCGAGCGCGACGATCTCATTCGCCTGATCGCCTATGTGATGGCGACGCCCGATCTCACTGGTCCCGTCAATGCCACCGCGCCGATCCCGGTCACGAATGCGAAGTTCACCGAGGAGCTCGGCCGCCGTCTGCACCGGCCCGCGGTGTTTCGCATCCCCGGCAACCTGCTGCGCCGGATCGGCGGCGGCTTTGCCGACGAGCTTCTACTCGGCGGCCAGCGCGTGCTGCCCAACAAGGCGCTGAGCCGCGGTTTTGTGTTTCGGCACGAGACGCTGCGCAGCGCGTTCGAGGCAATCCTGTGA
- a CDS encoding FliM/FliN family flagellar motor switch protein yields the protein MPTLDKVTVDLMVVLGTTTMPVHQVLRLSRGAIIELDATEADEVKVLANNLPVASGVVLVDRNRIAVEVKQMLPRSPGTR from the coding sequence GTGCCCACTCTCGATAAAGTCACCGTGGATCTCATGGTCGTCCTCGGGACGACCACCATGCCGGTCCATCAGGTATTACGTCTTTCCCGCGGCGCCATCATCGAGCTGGACGCGACCGAGGCCGACGAGGTCAAGGTGTTGGCCAACAACCTGCCGGTCGCCTCCGGCGTCGTGCTGGTCGATCGCAACCGGATCGCGGTCGAGGTCAAGCAGATGCTGCCGCGCTCGCCGGGGACGCGATAG